The following coding sequences lie in one Klebsiella huaxiensis genomic window:
- a CDS encoding PTS sugar transporter subunit IIA produces the protein MSIASNIDDDFILLNHPGCEREALFREINSLLLTKNFVEETYLQALVNREENNPTAMQLEKIGVAIPHVDVEHIKEEKLVVVSCPEGIEFKQAEDPDEVMTVHVIFFLLLKEKNAHIDFLMKLIGLFRQTEKMDRFLITQSPEEVKKLLTVALN, from the coding sequence ATGTCAATTGCATCCAATATTGATGACGATTTTATCCTGCTCAACCATCCAGGATGTGAGCGTGAAGCTCTGTTTCGTGAGATTAATAGTCTTTTGTTGACGAAAAATTTTGTTGAGGAGACGTATCTCCAGGCCTTGGTTAACAGGGAAGAGAATAATCCGACCGCGATGCAGCTCGAAAAAATCGGTGTCGCAATCCCGCATGTAGATGTTGAACATATTAAAGAAGAAAAACTTGTCGTGGTTTCATGTCCTGAAGGGATTGAGTTTAAGCAAGCGGAAGATCCTGACGAAGTTATGACGGTACATGTCATTTTTTTCCTCTTATTGAAAGAAAAAAATGCTCATATTGATTTTTTGATGAAGCTTATTGGTCTATTCAGACAGACTGAAAAAATGGACAGATTTTTAATAACACAATCACCTGAGGAAGTGAAAAAACTTCTCACCGTAGCCCTTAATTAA
- a CDS encoding PTS sugar transporter subunit IIB, with translation MNKKIIFACTSGIATSAVATEKVVQYCKSKGINVEPIQSNIGTIGKQDGMADLIIVTSAVKTELQTPVLNGLPLLTGFGEEELLEKIVAILKQ, from the coding sequence ATGAATAAAAAAATTATTTTTGCATGTACGAGTGGTATTGCAACTTCAGCTGTTGCGACTGAAAAAGTTGTTCAGTATTGCAAAAGCAAAGGGATTAATGTTGAGCCTATTCAATCAAATATTGGCACTATTGGCAAACAAGACGGTATGGCCGATTTAATTATTGTTACTTCTGCTGTTAAAACAGAACTGCAAACTCCGGTTCTGAATGGTCTTCCGCTTCTGACTGGTTTTGGCGAAGAGGAATTACTGGAAAAAATCGTTGCTATCCTTAAACAATAA